One Natator depressus isolate rNatDep1 chromosome 13, rNatDep2.hap1, whole genome shotgun sequence genomic region harbors:
- the ZBP1 gene encoding Z-DNA-binding protein 1 produces the protein MEQLIWDYLRTAPTPKKASEIACACSVKKQEANKVLYQLRKEGKVEKQSDNKWVVRADDTEVECHQKTAQLKSDDSALVPLHQPVNTVTPVKDDLRLSENQKKIYQFLSENGSCRALAIAKHTGKKTQKEVNADLYALQKKHVLSQEEDTKLWSVYGQGTGYKATNPGANKEAVPVIIQHNPTNIIYQGGVQNTISIADSRATQIGNYNSLNLVDKKDDSRPTVPSLRAASENADMLPCEVEAKTTTQGGQEIDVTESTLKNTVIGNDNQMNIIMKNFIDSREEHLDQYGTPEKNPFGDILSASPGLSLKINTSRPGERRAPFQRVSINKSQMENVMIGNSNQMSVHEQCGSASLADEETNEEDDVSDSNLISEQSKWTSCDDNSMDQSSDISILCEKLQDVIIGNNNYMNVEETADTERGEGDEDI, from the exons ATGGAACAACTCATCTGGGACTACTTAAGGACAGCTCCCACTCCAAAGAAGGCCTCTGAGATTGCCTGCGCATGTTCAGTGAAAAAACAGGAAGCCAACAAAGTGCTGTACCAGCTGCGTAAGGAGGGAAAGGTTGAGAAGCAGAGTGACAACAAATGGGTTGTCCGGGCAGATGACACAGAGGTGGAATGTCATCAGAAAACCGCCCAGTTGAAAAGCG ATGACAGTGCCCTAGTCCCATTGCACCAGCCCGTGAACACTGTGACTCCTGTGAAAGATGAcctcagactgtcagaaaatC aGAAAAAGATTTACcagtttctgtcagaaaatggaTCTTGCCGTGCATTAGCCATTGCCAAACATACGGGAAAGAAGACACAAAAGGAAGTCAATGCAGATTTATACGCGCTGCAGAAAAAACATGTCCTCAGCCAGGAGGAAGACACAAAGCTTTGGTCAGTTTACGGACAGGGCACAG GTTACAAAGCAACAAATCCTGGAGCAAATAAGGAAGCAGTGCCAGTTATTATTCAGCATAATCCAACAAACATTATCTATCAGGGAGGAGTGCAAAACACCATCTCTATAGCTGATTCCAGAGCTACTCAAATTGGAAACTACAACTCACTGAATCTAGTGGATAAAAAAGATG ATTCCAGACCAACTGTTCCAAGTCTTAGGGCTGCATCAGAGAATGCTGATATGTTGCCCTGTGAAGTAGAAGCTAAAACAACCACCCAGGGTGGTCAGGAAATTGATGTCACCGAGTCCACACTCAAGAATACTGTCATTGGTAATGATAATCAAATGAATATCATTATGAAGAACTTCATTGACAGTCGAGAGGAGCATCTAGACCAATATGGGACTCCAGAAAAGA ATCCATTTGGTGACATTCTTTCTGCCAGCCCTGGACTGTCACTGAAAATTAACACCTCCCGCCCCGGGGAAAGGAGAGCTCCATTTCAAAGAGTCAGCATCAACAAGTCTCAGATGGAGAACGTCATGATCGGAAACAGCAACCAAATGAGTGTTCATGAGCAGTGTGGTTCTGCCAGCCTCGCAGATGAGGAGACAAATGAGGAAGACGATGTTTCAG ATTCCAACTTGATTTCGGAGCAAAGCAAATGGACATCCTGTGATGATAACAGCATGGATCAGTCAAGTGACATTTCCATCCTTTGTGAAAAGCTGCAAGATGTAATCATTGGGAACAACAACTACATGAATGTAGAAGAAACTGCAGATACTGAGAGGGGTGAAGGAGATGAAGACATATAA